The stretch of DNA CCCGCCGGAGACATTGATCGGCCCGCCGTCGCTCAAAAGCCGTTTGCCTTCGGAATCGACCAGAAAGCCCTCGGTACTGACCGTGAGATTTCCGGCGCGCGACAGCACATTTTCGCCGTCGGCGTTCTGGAAAACGAAAAAGCCGGTGCCTTCCAGCGCCAGATCGAGCGGATTTCCGGTCCGGTCAAGACTGCCCTGCTCGAACCGGGTATAGACCTGGTCGATCATCGGGGTCTGCCAGTCTGTCTGGCGCGGAATGGTTTTAATCTGCGCCCGCGACAGTTCCTTGGTGAAAACCATGTCGCGCTTGAAGCCGGGTGATGAGGCGTTGGCCAGGTTATTGGCGATGGTATCCTGCTGCTTGATGCGCGGGATCATCGCCGATGCTGAACGATATAATCCTTTAATCATAGTTATAGCACTCCGATGTTTTTCTAAGCAAGGGTTGTGCCTAAATTGTACAGAAGGGAAATTGTGCTGCTATGTCCTTATATGACAACAATATATAACTGCGGTCAAAATTTCTGACCAGGCGGCGATGGGGGTATTTGCGGAAAATATTTCCGGATATCCCGGGTAGCGGGTTCCGTGCTCATTAATATGACATGACTTGTTTCGGCCACCCCTGCTTCAAAAGCGAAAAATGCTGTGTGATTTCGCACCCTGACCTGCAAGTGGTTTCACAATAACCCGCCGGGTCTATTTTTCGCTTGCGGAAAAAAGGCGAAAGGAGTATATTATTAATAAGTTAGTCGTTGTTACTTATTGGGTTACTGCACGCTGGGTGAATTTTTGAATCAGGCAGGAAAAAAATAAAGCTTTCGCATCGCTTTTGCTGTTTATGACGATGCACCAAAGGAAGTTTATTATGAAAGTTGCGAAAATCGCTTTATTAATGTTGTTTGTACCGGTTATTGCACTTGGTATGACTGATCCCGGTGTTCCCGATACTTTGCGTATCGGTTCGGCCTCATGCTTGCCCGGCCGCAGTTGCACCGTGCCGATATATCTC from candidate division Zixibacteria bacterium HGW-Zixibacteria-1 encodes:
- the flgF gene encoding flagellar basal-body rod protein FlgF, translated to MIKGLYRSASAMIPRIKQQDTIANNLANASSPGFKRDMVFTKELSRAQIKTIPRQTDWQTPMIDQVYTRFEQGSLDRTGNPLDLALEGTGFFVFQNADGENVLSRAGNLTVSTEGFLVDSEGKRLLSDGGPINVSGGEVSVSESGQVQVNGSDVANIQVVDVPDKTKLQKTGDGDFRVPDNQEIIQAVKYAVRQGYLEASNVNVVKEMVDMIISYRNFEADAKAIQAQDDSLEKLLNNVGRVR